From bacterium:
CGCGACCAACAAGGAGAGCGCGGAGAAGTAACTGAAGCCGTAGAGGTCCGGCACGACGTCGCCAAGCAACGCGGCCCGATAGAGGTTGACGAGCCACGTCAGGGGATTGAGATAGAAAAACGCCTTGATCGACTCCGGAACGAGCACGACCGGGAAAATGATCGGCGTGCCGAAAAACCAGAGCGTGAGGATCGCGGCGGTCAGCTCGCGGGCGTCCTTGTAGAACACCGTCACGGCGCTGACGATCATCGCGATGCCGAGGGTGAAAAGAAGCTGAAGCGGCCAGATCGCGAACAAAAGCCCGAACATGACGATGGAAGGCGACTGACCGAGCGCGGCCAGGATGACGATAAAAACGATGAGCGCGACGATCTCGTGAAGGAACGCCCCCAGAACGCAACGCAGGGGCAGCATGATCTTCGGGAAGTTGACCTGTTTCACGAAATCCTTGTTTTCCATGATGACCATGGACGATCGCTGCACGGCGTCGGACAGGCCGATCCACGGCAGCATGCCGGCGAAAAGGAAGATGCCGTAGTTTTTCGGTCCGGCGTTGCCGCCGACGTTGACGTCGAGGATGTAGCCGAACACGAGCACATAAAGCAGGATGAGCAGAAGCGGATTGATGACCGACCAGAAAAGGCCAAGGAAACTGGCGCCGTAGCGGTTGCGCAGATCCGCCCGCACGAAACCCCAGAGGAGGTACTTCTGCCGGTAGAGCGATCGAAATTGTTCGAGCAAACGGCCGTCCTCGCCACGCGGGCCGCGAATGAGAGGCCCACCGTGCGTCTTGTTTACCCGAATCCGCCGCGCGCGCGAAGAGGCCGCGCGACGATCGGGCGATTTGACGTCGTTAATCGAAAGACGCGGCGGTGGGACGAGCTTTGAATCGGCGCCGGCCCCGGCTCGACGACGCGATCGCCGTTGCCGTCATCACCGCCGTCATGCTCGCCGCGAAAATCGCCGCCGGGCGATTTGCCGCCGTGCCGCTCGACGACTCCTGGAACTTCGTTCTTCCGCTGAAGCACTTTCTCGAAAGCGGCGTCCCCCGATTTGATTCGTTCAACTCCGCGGCGGCCGTTTTGCATTTAGCCGCCGCGTGGCCACTCGCGAAGCTGTTTGGCGCATCGTTCCCGCTGACGGCCGCGTTAAACTTCCTGATCACCGCCGCGGCCGTTTACGCGGTCTATCTTCTTGCGCGCGTCGCGGGGGGGACCGCGCGGTTCGCGGCGATTGTCGCGCTTTGCGCCTTCGCCGCGCCGCCGGTTTTCGTCGTTGCGTTCACTTTCCAGAGCGATCCCGTATTTCTTCTCGTGGAGACGCTCGCGCTCGCGGCATTCGTCGATTACGCGCGAAGGCGGCGAACGGCGTCGCTCGCGGCGGCGTCGGTTTTCGCGGCGCTTTCGATCTGGGCGAAGATCCACGGGCTTTTTCTCGCGCCGGCGTTTATCGCCGTGCTCCTTGCCGTTGCCCAACTGCGAAAACGCACACCGGCGTGGGCGTTCGCCGCGCTCGCCGCGCCGACGCTTGCGTCTTACGTCGCCTTTCGTCTGGCGAAGCCGTTTGTTCACCCGATCTCGACAACGCTCGACCAGAAGTCGGCCGAATTCGCTGAACGCCTGTTTTCGCCGTCCGTCTGGCTTGCGGACGGACCCTGGCGCGCCATTGTCGCAATCGCGTCGGCCGCGTTCTATTTCCTTCCTGCGATCGTCGCGATCCGGCGCGCGCGCGAGGAAGCGGCGGGAAAACGCGCGGCGCCCGCGCTCGTCGTCGCATCGCTCGCCGGCGCCGTGTTGGGGGGGATCATCGCGATCGTCCGCGCGCGAGGCGGATCCTGGGCGCTTGCGCCGAGCATGTTGACCAAGGCGCCGACGCTCGCGCCGATGTCGGCGTGGGGTTGGGTGTACGCGGGTGTTGCCGCGGGCGCGCCGATGCTTTTGTATTGGCTGTTAAAGACGCGTTCCGACGCTCCCGCCGCCGCACTTCCCGATGGCGGGAGGGGCGAGGGCCTTCGCATCGATCCGCTTGTCGCGATCGCGCTGATAGTGATTCTGTCCCAGGTTGCCCTCATGGTACCGATACGCTGGTTCATGGATCGCTATTTCATTGTGCTCGTTCCGCCGATGGCGCTTGGGGCCGTCGCCGCCGCCCGCGATCGGCGGATCGCGCTTGCTTTCGCGATCCCGATTCTGCTCCTGATCCTGGCGCTGGATGTCGTGCGCGTCCGGCAGTATCGCGACGGCGCCGAATTGCGCTGGGCGATGGCCGACGCGATCGCGAAATCCGGCGTGCCGGTCGAGAACATCGACGGCGGGTACGAGTGGTTCGGGTGGCACAACTTCGAGGCCTGCGAAGCGCGCGGGCGGCGCGGGACACGCGCGCCGGGTGCATCGGCCTGGGTGGCGGAACTTTGCCCGGACCTCGCGCCGAATCACCACGTCACCTTTGAGCCGCCGCCCACCGGATGTGATATCATCGAGACGCGCTCCTATGGTGCGGGGCCGCTTCTCGGCGAGCGTCCGGCGTTTGCCTATCGTTGCGCGCCGCGGGAAACGAACGCCGGCTGACAAACGCAAAACGCGTCTTGTTGGGAACATGGTTTTGTGCTAGTAACGCGCGCCTCGCGGGGACGAGTCCCCGCGTTTCGTCGTTTTTACAAGGGAAAAAAGATGGGTCTGCAAAACGTGAGAAATATCGGCATCGTCGCCCACATCGACGCCGGCAAGACGACCGTCACCGAGCGCGTTCTGTTCTTCACGGGCATGAAGCGCACGCTCGGCGAGGTTCACGAAGGCACCGCGACGATGGACTTCATGAAACAGGAGCAGGAGCGCGGCATCACGATCGCGTCCGCGGCGATCTCGTGCAAGTGGAACGATGCGTCGATCAACATCATCGACACGCCCGGGCACGTCGATTTCACGATCGAGGTCGAGCGCTCGATGCGCGTGCTGGACGGCATCACCTCGGTGTTCTGCGGCGTCGGCGGCGTCGAACCGCAGAGCGAGACGGTCTGGGGCCAGGCGGATCGCTACCGCGTGCCGCGCATCGCGTTCGTCAACAAGCTCGACCGGCCGGGCGCCGATTACTTCGACGTCATCGCGCAGCTCAACGACCGGCTGGACGCGAACGCGATCGCGTTTCAGGTGCCGATCGGCAAGGAAGACGGGTTCATCGGCCTTATCGATCTCGTGGAGATGAAGGCCATCACCTTCCCGGAAAAGCAGCGCGTCATCGGTGACATCCCCGACGAATACAAGGGCGAGGTGGAAACGCACCGGCAGGCTCTTCTCGAAAAGCTCTCGGAGTTCAACGACGAGATCGCCGAGCTGTATCTTGACGAGAAACCGGTTCCGACCGACCTCATCAAGCGCGTGACGCGCCACTGCGTGCAGCGGCTACTGCTGACGCCGGTTTTCGCGGGCGCGGCCTACAAAAACGTCGGCGTGCAGCTTCTGCTCGACGCGATCGTCGACTACCTGCCGTCGCCGCTCGATGCCGGCGCGATCACCGGATACGACATCGACGATCACGAGAAGACGCACATGCGTCATCCGACCGAAAACGATCCGTTCTCGGCGCTGGCCTTCAAGATCATCCACGATCCGTACGTCGGGCAGCAGACGTTCGTGCGCACGTATTCGGGCGTGCTGAAGGCGGGACAGCAGGTTTACAACGCGACCAACGGCAAGAAGGAGCGCGTCGGCCGCATCCTGCGCATCCGCGCGAAGGAACGCGAGGAGGTCGAGCAGGTCGGCCCGGGCGACATCGTCGCGCTGATCGGCATGAAGGATACGCACACCGGCCACACGCTTTGCGATCCGGGGACGCCGATCCTTCTCGAGTCGCTGACGGTCCCGGAGACGGTCATCAGCGTGAAGGTATCGACCGAGACGCAAAAGGACCTCGATAAACTGCACCAGTCGCTGCGCAAGATGGCGCTCGAGGATCCGTCGTTCCAGGTTCGCGTCGTCGAGCGCACGGCGGAGACCGTCATCGCCGGCATGGGCGAGTTGCACCTGGAGATCATCGTCGATCGCCTGAAGACGGATTTCGGGGTCGAGGCGAACGTCGGCGCGCCGTCGGTGGAGTATCGCGAAACCGTGACCGCCGAGTCGCAGCACGCCTACAAGCACGTCAAGCAGTCCGGCGGCAAGGGTCAGTTCGCGCATACGGTCATGCGCGTCGAGCCGAATCCCGGCGGCGGGTTCGAGTTCGTCGATCACATTACCGGCGGCTCGATTCCGCAGGAGTTCATCCCCGCGGTTCGTCATGGCATCGCGGACACCATCAAAGCCGGCATTCTCGCGGATTATCCGGTCGTCGATGTGCGCGTCGTGCTGATCGACGGCAGCTTCCACGCGGTCGACAGCTCGGAAATGGCTTTCCGCACGTGCGCGTCGATCTGCTTCAAGGAGGCGTTCCGCCGCGCGAATCCCAAGCTGATGGAGCCGGTCATGGCGCTCGAGATCGCCACGCCCGACGAACACATCGGCGACATCGTAGGCGATCTCAACCGCCGGCGCGGGCGCGTTCTGAACATGCGCCGCTATCGCGCGGGTTCGCAGAAGCTTTCGGCCGAGGCGCCGCTGATGGAGCTTTTCGGATACGCGACGACGCTTCGCTCGCTTTCCTCGGGCCGCGCGAACTACGCGATGGAAGTCGCGCGTTACGACGCCATGCCGGCCAAGTTGCAGGAGACGGTCCTGGAAGAGGCGCGCAAACGGATCGCCGCCGCGCACGGGCAGTAGGAGAGGATCGAGGATCGAGGATCGAGGATCGAACTTGACCGCGATCCCCGGCAATTCAAATCCCGTTTCTGAACAACGAACCGCGACCTTCAGGGAGCGGGTCGAAAAATAACCGCCCGAGTTTGACCGGGCGGTTTTCTCGTCATTGGTTTTCGGGCACGGGCGCGGGCGCGGTCACCGACGCTTCGCGATTCCATTCCGCACTCCGCATTCATTCAGACAAACGTATGCCAGCCGTGCGTGTCGTCGATCTCGGCGCGGACGTATTGCAGATAGCGCTCCTGCACCTTCGCGGTGATTGGCCCGCGCCGTCCATCGCCGATCGGAATCTTGTCGACGGAGACCACCGGCGTCACCTCGGCGGCCGTGCCGGTAAAGAAGATCTCGTCGGCGAGATAGAGCATTTCGCGCGGGATCTGCGCTTCAACGACCTCGTAACCGATTTCGCGCAAGATCGTCATGGCGCAGTCGCGCGTGATGCCGGGCAAAATCCCCGAGGCCAGGGACGGCGTGAAGGCCTTGCCGTTTCGAATCAGGAAGACGTTTTCGCCCGAGCCTTCGCTGACGATGCCGTCGGTGCCAAGCGCGATCCCCTCGGAAAAGCCGTAGAGGGAGGCTTCCATCTTGATGAGCTGGCCGCTGGCGTAGTTGGCGCCGCATTTCGCCGCGGCGGGCAGGGTGTTCGGGGCCACGCGGTTCCAACTGCTGACCATCACGTTCACGCCTTTTTCGAGCGCGTCCGCGCCGAGGTACGCGCCCCATTCCCACGCGCAGATGAAGGCCTCGACGCTGTTGGTCAGGGCGTTGACGCCGAACGTGCCGGTCCCGCGAAAGACGATCGGCCGGATGTAACAGGCGGGAAATCCGTTCGCCCGCACGGTGTCGAGAATCGCGCGCCGAAACTCGTCTTGCGAAAATGGAATCGCCATGCGGTAGAGTTTCGCGGAGTCGAAAAGGCGCCGCACGTGTTCATCGAGCCGAAACACCGACGGCCCTTTCGAGGTGCCGTAGCAGCGGATCCCCTCAAAGACGCTTGAGCCGTAGTGCAGGGCGTGCGTCATCACGTGAACGGTCGCGTCTTTCCAGGCGATGATTTCGCCGTTTTTCCACACCTTGGTGTTGCCCGATATGTCCTGGAACGCGGTCATGTTGGTCTCCCCATGGGAATGTCGCGACGAGTCGCCGAAAAAATTATGGGATCGACGGCCACAAATCAAGGAAACGCGCCATTCGGACCCTCGAATTGTTCGTCGCGCGCGCGACGGACGGTTGACGCACGGCGCCGGCGTTGCGCGTTGAACGCAATTCCCTATCCTTTATCCGCCGATCCACGTTTACCCCGGACAAGCCCGTGTTCACCGATCGAATCATCCCCATCGTTCCCGGCATCGATTTGCTTGTCGGCGGCAACAACGGCCGGTTGCCGTTTTCGCACAGCTTCCTGGTGCGCGGCGATTTTGTCGCGGTGATCGACACCGGTTGCGGCGAGGATTTATTGAAATACGTCCGCGCGCGATTCGCGCCGGACCTCGTCATCAACACGCATTCGCATCTGGATCATTGCAGCCGCAACGGGATCTTCACGGGCACGCGCCTGTCGGTGCCCCATCCGCATCACCAGACGGTGGGCGATCTGAAGGCGCTCGCCGAGCGCTTCATCGGCGACACCGGCCTGCGCGAGGAGTGGGTGCATACGATCGTCGATTTCACGGGGTTTTCGCCGCTGCCGCCGACCGAGACTTACAACGACGGGGACGTGTTCGACTTCGGCGCCGTGCGTCTTCGAGCCGTGCACCTGCCGGGGCATCTGGACGACCACTTCGGATTCGTCGAGGAGACGTCGGGCGTGGTGATCTGCACGGATGTCGATCTCACCGCGTTCGGTCCGTGGTACGGGAATCCGGAGTCGAACATCGAGCAGTTCGAGGCGTCGATCGAACGCGTGCGCCGGCTTTCGCCGAGCATCCTCGCTCCGTCGCACCGTTTTCCGCTGCGCGAGGGGATCGACCAGGCGCTCGCCGCGTACGAGAAGCGCCTGCGCGACAACGAGGAAAAAGTCTTTCGCGCGCTGATCGAACCGAAGACGCTCGACGAATTGTGCGAACGCAAGCCGTTTTACCGCATCCATCCGTCGCGCAAGAGCCTGCTGCGTTATTTCGAGGGCGTGATGATCGGCAAGCACCTGGAGCGTCTCGTCGCGGCGGGGCGCGCCGTCGAGCGCGACGGGCGTTTCGTGCAAGCGGTCAGGGAATCGTAGCGAGCACGCGGTCCATGAGGATGGCGGCCTGCCGGTAGAGCGCGGAGTAGGTGTTGAAGTCGTCGATGCGAAAGTTTTCGTATTCGGCGTACACGTCCTCGCCCCGGATATGCAAGACGCCGTGCCAGTCGTTGTCGAACAGGTGGCGCGAGTCCATGTGACCGCCGCCGATCCAGACGACCTCGCCGGTCTTGATGTCGATGATTTTGGCCTCGACGCTGACGTCCCAAAGACCGTAGCTGACCCAGATGCCCTCGGCTTCCTGCGGGCGCGGAAGGTTGCGGAACTCGAATTCGTCGGCGTCAAAAAGAAAATCGACCTCGCGCGGCCATGCGCCGACGTGGCTGATGACAAGGATGGCGTCGGCGTTTGTCTTCTTGCCGAGAAGGAGCGCCGACTGCGTCGGATTGCCGGGCCGCGCCGGCAGATTCTTGCCGAAACGTTTGCTTTTCACGTTGTCCAGGCGCGCCACGATGTCCTGCGAGATCACGCTGAATCCGCGCTCGAGCAAGATCCGCTCGGCCTGATGAACGATGAAGTCGTAATCCTCCGATCGCGTGAGCGTCATCGAGGGATGCGGCGCGGCGCTATCGAGCGGGCCATCCCCGCGCGGCGGCTGCGTGGGATCGCCGCCGGAGGCGGTCACCTGCGTCAACGGGCTCGAATCGGGAATGACGACGAGAATCGACCGGTACTTGGAGCGCTTGAAGTCCGGCGAGACGGAGCTTTTGATCTCGGGCGCGGGCAGCGCGGGGATGGTGATTTCGGCCTTGCCGAAGGCGCAACCGGAGACAGCCGCGACGAACGCAAGCACGAAAATGCGCATGAACGCGCGGCGATTCCGGTGTGTTGTCATGGGCACGCGAAATTTGTTTTATCGCGCCGCTCGCGCTTAAGCAATGGAGAGGGGGAGATGTCGTTTCAGCGTTCGAGATCTTCGGCGTTGGGAGTTCGTGAAGGCTTCGAACCCCAGTCCTTGTAGGTCTTGGTCACGTTGCCATTTTTGTCGAGGATGCCGGCTTTCTTGAGGATTTCGATGTCTTCCTCGACCGTCCCACGACGTATCGCCGCCAGCATTTGCTCGTGCGACCAAACGTCCTTTGGCGCCTGTTGGCTCGGGGCTGGCACTCCGTTTTTTTTTATCTTTGCCATACCGACCATCTCTCCGAACGGGCCACACAGCGAGAATATTCGCCGGAGCACGCACCGATAATTGTATATGCGCGTTTTGAAATACGCCACTGCGAGGCCAGACGCGAGGCAGCTTGCCGCCTGACTTTAAGGGGACAAAGACCGCGCGCGTGCTTTCGATCGCCAGTCCCTCGTCCTCAAGTTTTTGAAACAGGTAATTGAAGACCGCGCAATCGCGAAATTTGTGTTTATTGGCATTTTGAAGCAAACGCTTTCCGGAGGCGTTCAAAACGGACGCCAGCTTGTCGTGCGTTGCTTTGAGGATGACCGCGTTTCCGGGGTCCAATAGGTCAAGGCATCGCCCCAATCGAATCAGCGATCCCACGACAGCGGCCTCGGTTTTGCCGAATCGATCCTCGGCCCACGCCCACGCCTGTTGCGGCGCGTATTCCCAGAAATAGATGCCATGACCGAGCCAGTCGTCGTCATTTTCGCTCGGGCCGAACGGCGCGCCGTCAACGAGCTTTTCCGCGACGCGCTTCCTTGTTCCGTGAAACGCAACGACCGTTCGATCGTAGTCGAACACCATTTGCCGTGTGGGGATGTTTTCGCTCGTTCTTTTCTTCATCTCGTAATTCCCTTTACGACCGATCCGCGCGCTTCCAACTCGACGGCGGGCGCAGCGCGCTTTTCGCCGCGAGCGCGATCTTCCAGGCGATGAACACCGGGACCAGAAGAACGCCTCGAACAAGAGCCGCGGACGGACCGGCGCGGAAAAATGCAACGGCGCCGCAAAAGGCAAGAAACGCGATTCCCGAAAGCGCCGCGGCAAAGGGGGGGATGGCGGTTATCGCGGCGGCGAGCGTCCCGAGCATCGCGAGCATCCCCGCGAGTGTCGCGTAGCCGGGCAGTATCACATCGAAGGCGAGTTCCAGACGCGCGGGGGAGCGGTCGCGGATGGCAGTAAACAGAAGAGGCAGTGCAAGCTGGCGTACGAGGCTCGACTCGCCGCCGCTCCAGCGGCGACGCTGCGAGCCGGCCGTGGCGAACGTGCGCGCCTTCTCCGAAAGAATGCGTGCGTCGGATACGTACGCGGCGAAGATGTCGCGCGCGGCCAGGCGCAGCGTCTGCTCGAAGTCCTCGGTCACGGAAAAGCTGATCCATCCGGGATCGCGAAGGACGGAGCCCGACAGGCACCAGCCGTTCATCAGCGGCGCGGGAAGGCCAAAACGCGCGCGGCCGGCGTAGGTGCCCGCGTTTTTCATCGTGTTCGTGAGAAGCGACAGCGTCGCCAATGGCGAATCCGGCGCCGACTGCGCGCCGTTGTACCCCTGCACGGCCGGTGCACCGGCGGAAAGGCGCGCGTCGATGGCGCGCAGATACGCCGCGTCGGCCACCGAGTCGGCGTCGAAGCACACCAGCGCCTCGTCGTCGTCCCACGCGCGGTTCGCGACATACCACGCCAGCGCCTGCCCCTTGCCCGGGTGCGTGGGATCGATCCGCTCGGCGACCTCGGCGCCGACCTCGCGCGCGATCGCCGCGGTGCGGTCGGTGCAGTTGTCGGCGAGAACCACGACGCGAAACCGATCCGCCGGATAGTCCTGCGCCTTCGCGGACGCGATCGTGCGCGCAACGCCCGCCTCCTCGTCGTGCGCGGGAATGAGAATCGTGAAGCGCGTGCGCGGCGGATCGCCCTTTGCGGCGTTTTCGCGCGGCAACAACGAGGCGAGCGTGTAAAAAAAATGCCGGAACGCGGCGGCG
This genomic window contains:
- a CDS encoding ABC transporter permease, whose translation is MLEQFRSLYRQKYLLWGFVRADLRNRYGASFLGLFWSVINPLLLILLYVLVFGYILDVNVGGNAGPKNYGIFLFAGMLPWIGLSDAVQRSSMVIMENKDFVKQVNFPKIMLPLRCVLGAFLHEIVALIVFIVILAALGQSPSIVMFGLLFAIWPLQLLFTLGIAMIVSAVTVFYKDARELTAAILTLWFFGTPIIFPVVLVPESIKAFFYLNPLTWLVNLYRAALLGDVVPDLYGFSYFSALSLLVAIIGWVFFHRFSRDFADLI
- the fusA gene encoding elongation factor G gives rise to the protein MGLQNVRNIGIVAHIDAGKTTVTERVLFFTGMKRTLGEVHEGTATMDFMKQEQERGITIASAAISCKWNDASINIIDTPGHVDFTIEVERSMRVLDGITSVFCGVGGVEPQSETVWGQADRYRVPRIAFVNKLDRPGADYFDVIAQLNDRLDANAIAFQVPIGKEDGFIGLIDLVEMKAITFPEKQRVIGDIPDEYKGEVETHRQALLEKLSEFNDEIAELYLDEKPVPTDLIKRVTRHCVQRLLLTPVFAGAAYKNVGVQLLLDAIVDYLPSPLDAGAITGYDIDDHEKTHMRHPTENDPFSALAFKIIHDPYVGQQTFVRTYSGVLKAGQQVYNATNGKKERVGRILRIRAKEREEVEQVGPGDIVALIGMKDTHTGHTLCDPGTPILLESLTVPETVISVKVSTETQKDLDKLHQSLRKMALEDPSFQVRVVERTAETVIAGMGELHLEIIVDRLKTDFGVEANVGAPSVEYRETVTAESQHAYKHVKQSGGKGQFAHTVMRVEPNPGGGFEFVDHITGGSIPQEFIPAVRHGIADTIKAGILADYPVVDVRVVLIDGSFHAVDSSEMAFRTCASICFKEAFRRANPKLMEPVMALEIATPDEHIGDIVGDLNRRRGRVLNMRRYRAGSQKLSAEAPLMELFGYATTLRSLSSGRANYAMEVARYDAMPAKLQETVLEEARKRIAAAHGQ
- a CDS encoding branched-chain amino acid transaminase, giving the protein MTAFQDISGNTKVWKNGEIIAWKDATVHVMTHALHYGSSVFEGIRCYGTSKGPSVFRLDEHVRRLFDSAKLYRMAIPFSQDEFRRAILDTVRANGFPACYIRPIVFRGTGTFGVNALTNSVEAFICAWEWGAYLGADALEKGVNVMVSSWNRVAPNTLPAAAKCGANYASGQLIKMEASLYGFSEGIALGTDGIVSEGSGENVFLIRNGKAFTPSLASGILPGITRDCAMTILREIGYEVVEAQIPREMLYLADEIFFTGTAAEVTPVVSVDKIPIGDGRRGPITAKVQERYLQYVRAEIDDTHGWHTFV
- a CDS encoding MBL fold metallo-hydrolase, whose protein sequence is MFTDRIIPIVPGIDLLVGGNNGRLPFSHSFLVRGDFVAVIDTGCGEDLLKYVRARFAPDLVINTHSHLDHCSRNGIFTGTRLSVPHPHHQTVGDLKALAERFIGDTGLREEWVHTIVDFTGFSPLPPTETYNDGDVFDFGAVRLRAVHLPGHLDDHFGFVEETSGVVICTDVDLTAFGPWYGNPESNIEQFEASIERVRRLSPSILAPSHRFPLREGIDQALAAYEKRLRDNEEKVFRALIEPKTLDELCERKPFYRIHPSRKSLLRYFEGVMIGKHLERLVAAGRAVERDGRFVQAVRES
- a CDS encoding glycosyltransferase family 2 protein, which gives rise to MSAAEIARGLLAVVACALAAAAFRHFFYTLASLLPRENAAKGDPPRTRFTILIPAHDEEAGVARTIASAKAQDYPADRFRVVVLADNCTDRTAAIAREVGAEVAERIDPTHPGKGQALAWYVANRAWDDDEALVCFDADSVADAAYLRAIDARLSAGAPAVQGYNGAQSAPDSPLATLSLLTNTMKNAGTYAGRARFGLPAPLMNGWCLSGSVLRDPGWISFSVTEDFEQTLRLAARDIFAAYVSDARILSEKARTFATAGSQRRRWSGGESSLVRQLALPLLFTAIRDRSPARLELAFDVILPGYATLAGMLAMLGTLAAAITAIPPFAAALSGIAFLAFCGAVAFFRAGPSAALVRGVLLVPVFIAWKIALAAKSALRPPSSWKRADRS